AGCTTACTCTATCCAACTACCCCTGCAGCTTACTCTATCCAACAACCCCTGCAGCTTACTCTATCCAACAACCCCTGCAGCTTACTCTATCCAACAAGCCTTCAGCTTACTCTATCCAACAAGCCTTCAGCTTACTCTATTCAACAACCACTTTAGCTTACTCTATTCAACAACCACTTTAGCTTACTCTATTCAACAACCACTTTAGCTTACTCTATTCAACAACCCATTCAGCTTACTCTATTCAACAACCACTTTAGCTTACTCTATTCAACAACCACTTTAGCTTACTCTATTCAACAACCCCTTCAGCTTACTCTATTCAACAACCACTTTAGAATACTCTATTCAACAACCCATTCAGCTTACTCTATTCAACAACCACTTTAGCTTACTCTATTCAACAACCACTTTAGCTTACTCTATTCAACAACCACTTTAGCTTACTCTATTCAACAACCACTTCAGCTTACTCTATTCAACAACCACTTCAGCTCACTCTATTCAACAACCCCATCAGCTTACTCTATTCAACAACCCCATCAGCTTACTCTATTCAACAACCCCATCAGCTTACTCTATTCAACAACCCCATCAGCTTACTCTATTCAACAACCCCATCAGCTTACTCTATTCAACAACCCCATCAGCTTACTCTATTCAACAACCCCATCAGCTTACTCTATTCAACAACCCCATCAGCTTACTCTATTCAACAACCCCATCAGCTTACTCTATTCAACAACCCCATCAGCTTACTCTATTCAACAACCCCATCAGCTTACTCTATTCAACAACCCCATCAGCTTACTCTATTCAACAACCCCATCAGCTTACTCTATTCAACAACCCCATCAGCTTACTCTATTCAACAACCCCATCAGCTTACTCTATTCAACAACCCCATCAGCTTACTCTATTCAACAACCCCATCAGCTTACTCTATCCATCAACCCCTTTAGCTTACTCTATCCATCAACCCCTTTAGCTTACTCTATCCATCAACCCCTTTAGCTTACTCTATCCATCAACCCCTTTAGCTTACTCTATCCATCAACCCCTTTAGCTTACTCAATCCATCAACCCCTTTAGCTTACTCTATTCAACAACCCATTCAGCTTACTCTATTCAACAACCCCATCAGCTTACTCTATTCAACAACCCCATCAGCTTACTCTATTCAACAACCCCATCAGCTTACTCTATTCAACAACCCCTTCAGCTTACTCTATTCAACAACCCCTTTAACTTACTCTATTCAACAACCACTAGAGCTTACTCTATTCAACAACCACTTTAGCTTACTCTATTCAACAACCACTTTAGCTTACTCTATCCAACAACCACTTTAGCTTACTCTATCCAACAACCACTTCAGCTTACTCTATCCAACAACCACTTTAGTTTACTCTATCCAACAACCCCTTTAGCTTACTCTATCCAACAACCCCTTCAGCTTACTCTATCCAACAACCCCTTCAGCTTACTCTATCCAACAACCCCTTCAGCTTACTCTATCCAACAACCCCTTCAGCTTACTCTATCCAACAACCCCTTCAGCTTACCCCAACAACCCCTGCAGCTTACTCTATCCAACAACCCCTGCAGCTTACTCTATCCAACAACCCCTGCAGCTTACTCTATCCAACAACCCCTGCAGCTTACTCTATCCAACAACCCCTGCAGCTTACTCTATCCAACAACCCCTGCAGCTTACTCTATCCAACAACCCCTGCAGCTTACTCTATCCAACAACCCCTGCAGCTTACTCTATCCAACAACCCCTGCAGCTTACGCTATCCAACAACCCCTGCAGCTTACGCTATCCAACAACCCCTGCAGCTTACGCTATCCAACAACCCCTTTCCTCTTTTTATCATTTCTCATTTCTCAACTCTCTTTCCCTTCTTCTCCTCACATGGTTATCTTTTCCATGTCATGGGCTGTAATCCAGGCTTTCGATGTACTTCAACACTTTAACAATCCACTTCTCCCCTTGTTTTTTTGTAACCAGAGACTAAATAGTACTCCATGAAAAAGACCCCTACTTCACTACTGGAAGAGAAATACGATCCTCCCCCACCTTTGCTTTTCTCTCCATAGTACACATAGAGGCTACTCAAGATGAGGGTGTCAAATGACATGGATTCTGGAATTTGGGGGATGTGGAGGAGTGGGTTACAggcagcgggagagagagcgagattggGTGAATAAGTGTGTTATTCTTCTTATATTCATTGTCTCAACATTGTAAACACGGTGAGATCATACACACATAGACAAAAGCTCATTGTCCATCCCAGGGAGAGGCAGCAGCAGGGGAGACTGAACTGAGTTGAGTTGAATGTAGTAGCCGATGATTAGAAACAGATGTGCAGCTTCATGCAACTGGAGTCAAAATGGAGCAGGCTGCATAATGAGGCCAACCTTaaactgtcccctctctctctctgtctctctactacacagATACTGAAACATACAGTCAGGACCAGTATCATTGTATGATGCTGCAGGGGCCTCAAGAGGCCAGACAGTTAGTGTCAGATTCGGTGTGTAGTCCTACCACACCTTCAGAATTACAGGGTTACACAGAGGAACAGGAgtcatctccctgtctcctgtgCTACTACCCTCTCTCCTTGGTTGCATGTACCCCAGCTCACTAATGTGTTTAAATTCTCACTCTGTCCCCCAAAGGAGGTGGTATAGAGTTTCCACTCTCTTTTTCATCCCTCTGAAGATATTTCACAGAAATAACATTCCTTTCACTCCCGGGTTATAGCTAGTACTCAGAGACCATGTCCCAAAGATTATCTCCCCATATGCCCAAaataccccccaccccccaatccacacacacacactgaacggTGCATGAGGATGCGAGCCGATTAATCCCTCCCTGGTGTGTGCCCACTTTCCCAGCAGAGTAGCAGTACAAGGGTTATAATCGCGGGGGGACCACCAGCCTTAACACCCCAAACCTTACATCCCTGTCCTCACCACTGTCTCCTACTCTGATAAGAGGATTTACCAtctagtttgtgtcggggggctagggtcagtttgttatatctggagtacttctcctgtcctattcggtgtcctgtgtgaatctaagtgtccgttctctaattctctccccctctctctctctctctcggaggacctgagccctaggaccatgccccaggactacctgacatgatgactccttgctgtccccagtccacctggccatgctgctgctccagtttcaactgttctgccttattattattcgaccatgctggtcatttatgaacattttaacatcttggccatgttctgttataatctccacccggcacagccagaagaggactggccaccccacatagcctggttcctctctaggtttcttcctaggttttggcctttctagggagtttttcctagccaccgtgcttctacacatgcattgcttgctgtttggggttttaggctgggtttctgtacagcactttgagatatccgctgatgtacgaagggctatataaatacatttgatttgatctccctccctctctctctcccttcatttctctctctagctctctctttaTAAACCCCACATCACTTAGCTCCCCATAAAACCATTCCACAGATGACACTTGCATATTTTTGTGTCTAAAGATAAGAAACATGTGGATTGTGGCCAATGTGCTGGTATTTGTGTGGAAACTGTGTTGAATGAGTACTGTTGAAGATAAGGAATCAGCTTAATTCAAGGCTCTTCCCAGCATGCTACATTCCATCACTAAGCCTGCAGTGTGGGTAGAGGAGCTGTAATGTGGGCTTGGAGCTCCCCCAACTGGCTTCTACAGAGACCATGCAGGCCTGAGGAAAGGCCCATTAGAAACCAGGTGAAATACTGTCATAAAAAGCACAGGATTTTTGCTGACAATGAATAACAAACACACATCTTACTTAGACAGATTCACAACACACAGACAAAGGGCTGTTTAAGGTATAAACATGttggtgtggtcctgtgtagctcagttggtagagcatggtgcttgtaacgccagggtagtgggttcgatccccgggaccacccatacgtagaatgtatgcacacatgactgtaagtcgctttggataaaagcgtctgctaaatggcatatattattattattattattattatgttcccTTTTGATTTGCAACTTGGTAAAGTGTCTCATCTCTAATGGAAATGATGCATTCCCACATGAAAGGGTTGAGACAAAAGGAAagggagagctgtgtgtgtgtgtgtgtgtgtgtgtgtgtgtgcttgcacaaggatgtgtgtgtggtgtgctctCTGCAGTATGGTGTGCTCtctgcagtatgtgtgtgtgatgttcaaTACAAGAGTCAGACTGCTGGATGGCTAAAATAGACTCTGGGCTACAATGAGTCTTTGTTATCTCAGGATACAAGAGTGACCTTGTCTTTGCCATTTGTcaatgaagtcaacagagtgtaTGTCCGTGATTGTCCCCCAGTGACTTTCCCATGCTCACTGAGCATGCGAGTCAAACACTGAGTACAGTGGACAGAGAATTAGACCTGAAGTTTACAAAGAGTATGTCCTTTCTAATCTCAAACGAGAGTTACCATATTTCCAAGGTTAAGTGGAGTAGAATAAGAGTAGGATGTGTTTGAAGTGAAGTAATGAGTGAACTATGCAGTTGTGTGAAGCCACCTCAACATTTGTTTATCATCTGCCATACACATTCTGGTTTGTACGTGAAGTAATCACTCCATCAGGTTCAGAACATGGAGtgtgggagaaggggaggggggagacagcGGAGGGTGTAAGAATGCAGGGACAGGACTGACAGCTACAGTATCCCTGGTTTGGGAGTGAGAGAGGAAACCCTATTGTTAGGTTATGTCTGGtgaacagtgggagagagagcatgCAGGGAGAACTCCATGAATAGTCATAGCTTGGTGACTCAGTGTTGTTACCAACAGTGGCAGAgtagacaggaacacacacatacaaatacttTTTCCATATACAGGCACTTGTATTTTAATCCAGGTCTGATACACTCGTGGGTCTACAAATTGCAAAATTGCACCGTGAAATTGTCAAGTATTTTCATAATCAAATTACACACTTCCGCTTTAATGGAGCCCCAGTCATCCATCTCCATAGAAACATGATTCTGGGCCATTGAGCTATTTTCTGTCCAAATAACCCCTTCAATTTGTCTTCAGATAAcactatacactgagtgcacaaaacattatgaacatcacaaatcaaatcaaattgtattagtcacatgtgccgaatacagcatgtgtagaccttacagtgaaatgtttacttacaaaaCCCTAtctaacaatgcagtttaaaaaataagaataagaaataaaagaaacaagtagttaaagagcagcagtaaaataacaatagtaaGACAaaatacaggggtaccggtacagagtcaatgtttccatgacaaagactgatcaggtgaatccagctgacagctatgatcccttattgatgttactttttaaatacacttcaaatagtgttgatgaaggggaggagacaggttaaagaatgatttctaagccttgagataattgagacatgaattgtgtgtgtgccattcagagggtgaatgggcaagacaaaaaatgtaagtgcctttgaatgaaAATCCAGGTcaaatcaggaattccccagggcagctgtctaggcctcTTACTTTTTTCAAAccttactaacgacatgccaccggctttgagtaaagccagtgtgtctatgtatgcggactcaacactatacaagtcagctaccacagcgactgaaatgactgcaacacttaacaaagagctgcagttagtttcagaatagGCAGCAAGGAATAAAAAGtcttaaatatatatttaaaaaactaaacgcattgtatttgggacaaatcattcactaaaaccTAAgtctcaactaaatcttgtaatgaataatgtggtaaTTGAGCAAggtgaggagactaaactgcttggagtaaccatGTATTCTAAACTGTCAtgggggagaagtctgtccataataaagtgttgCTCTGCATTCTTGACAGCACCATCAACAAGGCAGGCCccagttttgtcgcacctggactactgttcagtcgtgtggtcaggtgccacaaagagggacttgcaATTGGCTCaaaacagggcagcacagctggcccttggatgtacacagagcaGTAACATTATTCatatgtcaatctctcctggctcaaagtggaggagagattgacttcatcactcattgtatttgtgagaggtattgacctggtgaatgcaccgagctgtctgtttgaactactggcacacagcccggacacccatgcataccccacaagacatgcctccagaggtctcttcacagttcccAAGTCCAGACTATgagaggtgcacagtactacatagagccatgactacatggaactctatctACATCAAGTAACTCTAGCAGGCAGTAAAAtgatattttaaaaaacagagaaaaatacaccttatggtacagaaacataaatatgggcacagacacatgcatacaaacacacaataaaAATGTATAACTGCCGTAATTTTTTCTGGACCCTAGGAAGATTAGCTGCTGCCAGGCGCACCTAGTTTGTGTCAAGATCTGCAaccaccaaaaggacatccagccaacttgccacaagtgtgggaagcattggagtcaacctgGGCCAGCATCCTTATGGAATGCTTTTGACATGTTCCTAATATTTGTGCACTCGTTGTAACTACACTATTAAGTTTAAACTCCTCATCTCAGCACAATATGTCTTCTCAGTTTCTTATACATACTCACTGGCAGCTGGCCAGGGTTTTATCACATTGGTGAGCAGGGGTGACACCAGCAGCTGGGACTCTTTAAGGggtgcacagacagacacagagagcacTCAATACTCTGAGAGCATTGGAATGCCCTGAATGGAGGGGGCAGCTGTTGCTCAGACTACAGGACCCTGTTAAGAGCTGTGTTCTTTATATTAGCATAGTGAAGGCTAACAATAAGTGGCTGTGTATGCTGCAATTTATAATTGTGTTGTTGCACTGTAGGCTGTACTGAgtttattactattactattattgtgATAGTAATAAACGCTTGTGGGCTAGTATGTATCACATGTTTGCTGTGTATGACAGCATCTTTTATGAGAATCAAGGTCAAAACCTCAGGCCTGTGCTCTCTCATGAAACCATGTGACTGATGCAGTTCCCTGCTGGCCTtggaatgagagtgtgtgtgtgtgtgtgtgtgtgtgtgtgtgtgtgtgtgtgtgtgtgtgtgtgtgtgtgtgtgtgtgtgtgtgtgtgtgtgtgtgtgtgtgtgtgtgtgtgtgtgtgtgtgtgtgtgtgtgtgtgtgtgtactgtatgtgcatgGGGGGGGCTTgcatgtgtgtatacatgtgaGCAGTGTTTGCAATGGTGCAAGCAGTGTCGGTTTAAATACCGAAAGCTAAGCCAACTTTGGTGCAAATTTCTTTGCCCTGCAATGGAAGGAAATGGAGAGAGCtcacacagggagaggagagacaggtgggagATTTCACTGATCCAGAGTTGCTCTCCCCACTCTGAGTCAAAGAGCAGGGCCGACCTTTAAATCTTCCCATCCCACCTCCTCGCCTGACctcaatcgctctctctctctctgtgtgtgtgtgtgtgtgtgtgtgtgtgtgtgtgtgtgtgtgtgtgtgtgtgtgtgtgtgtgtgtgtgtgtgtgtgtgtgtgtgtgtgtgtgtgtgtgtgagagagagacctgtttgtgacctgttgccacaataaATGGGCAAccggtgaagaacaaacaccatagtAAATACAACCcacatttatatttatttattttcccttttgtaattTACATTTATATgaaatttgaaatgtttttattactttgaaacttttgtgagtgtaatgtttactggtcATATTATTGTATTTAACTTTTGTTTCatttctacttcacttgctttggcaatgttaacatatgtttcccatgccaataaagcccttaaattgaattgagagagcgagagagagcgattgTGTGAGTATGTGCATTACTTCCTCTATAGATGTAGTAGATACTGGCACGTGTAGATGGTTAAAAACAAACTGTAGTAAATGATTAGTCATAAAATGGGTTTGGTATCGGGGTGGTAAAATGGCCACTTTCGCAGCGGTAGACTCTCATTTATGGTTCAACATGTCCACCTACTGCATTCTTCTGGAACTGACATAgaccagagagaaacagagaggttataTTCAGTCATGCTAGAGGCAGACGGAGACCCATGATGGTCCCCGTGATGACCACAAAGCTgatcctctgctctctgctcctgGATGCACTCACTGAATGAGCCTCTGTGTGACTGGCTCAGATCTCAGACAAAAGGATAGACACAAGGTATATGATAAAACTTCTGCTAATGAATCCAATGGATCAGGAATGTGAGAATcctttgtctgattctctgtgtgttagtgtaaATCTGCCTCTGACCAGGACTAGTTCCTAACCAGGATTAGTCTTGTATTCTAGTTTAGTCAACATCATCACTGTaacaaagtttaaaaaaaaaacatttaacacacaaacaaacaaacatggatggacacacatacacatacgcacacacatacgcacacacagacacacacacacacacacttttacgcACAACACAGCTGTGCTATGATATAAAAGAGTCACACAATAACTCATATGCTGAACACTTACACATTCCACAGTCAGACAATGTTAGACCGATccctcctccctcgctcctccCTTGATTCCCTCCGTCCTTGGTTCTTTCCTTAAAAGGCCTGAAGCAGTGAGCCAGGACAGCGAGccaagggtggagagggaggagagggagggagggatcaacGGAGTGAAGGGGAGTTGTCCTGGACTTGCATTTTCTGACCAAATGAATGTTTTTGCAATGCTGCTATGTTTAACCTCATCTCCACATGTTCTcttactacacacacagagatccctCTTAAgggtcttctcctctctctctgaatccTACCAAGGCTCTCCTCTCATGTGGttagatctctctctttctgagtaGAGGGACACCACGTGTACTCCCTCCATTGTTCCCACAGCAGCCAAGCATGACTCAAGAGTGTTCTCTATTGGCCACAAAGAAGAACTGCAGGGCTGCCCCTCACATCAAATTATACTCTGCAGAAGTTTAACTGTGAACAATTAGACAAGAGTTAAACAAATGTAAAACAGCACAGATGCCTTTTTTTTACTTCAATAATATAAGGAAGATATTGAACTGAAGTTGTTATTCTTATCCACTGTGTGTGAGTGACTATAAATTCTTGTGTGAGACAGCCGATGTGAATTCTTATTGTTCATATTCTAAGTTTAACCTGTTCATCTCTAAATCTGTGCCGCCCTGTCTATTTAAACTTTAAAACCCCTCACAATAACAAACTGCATGCGGGGGCTTGGTGTATTTGGGGGTCTGTGTCTTTTAAAACCTTTTGAGCTGGAGGTTGTCATGTTTACAGGGTACTATGGTGCTGATTACTAGAGGCGACCGCACAAAGGAAAATAAGGGTTTGGGGCTGAGTCACTGAATGGCCTCTTGTCTCTGTTTTCTACAGAAAGGCAGGAATAAAATGGAGGCAGCTGGGAAGCAGGAATTGTCTGACTCACTGGCAGATGGCTGGGTGAGGCCAGGGAGAGGGGGGCTAGTAGCATGGCCGGTTCTGACAGGAAATGGGAGGGccgggtggaggggagaggttaGGGGCGGGATTTAGGAGCTGCTCACTTGCGCACATCTGGTGTCTGTTCGATGCAACTGCAGGATGGATTCCTtcaaaattatatttttaaacTTTTAAGTCAGATATATTCATGTTAAGatacacatttaaaaaatgtaattctTCTCTAAAAATAGATCTGGTTTGGATGCAAAAAATGTATGTCTTTAATTTGTTTGTAGACTTCTAGTTTGGACATAGGAAAATTTTGAATAAGGTATAAGCCTATACATTGTGGTTTTAGTGTGCAAGTGAAACTGTGAAACTGAGTGACGTTATTTTGTTGTGAGAGCCCtaatttttaaatttcacctttatttaaccaggtaggatagttgagaacaagttctcatttacaactgcgacctggccaagataaagcataccagtgcgacacaaacaacacagagttacacattggataaacaaatgtacagtcaataacacaatagaaaaatctatatacagtgtgtgcaaatgtaataagattagggaggtaatgcaaaaaaaaataggccatagaggcaaaataattacaatttagcaattaaacactggagtgatagatgtgcagaagatgaatgtgcaagtagagatactggggtgcaaagaagcaaAAAGTAAATAACAATATTCGGATGAGGTAGTtgtgtgggctatttacagatgggctgtgtacaagGTGCAACAATCGGTAAGCTGCTCCGACatctgatgcttaaagttagtgagagagatataagaatccagcttcagcgatttttgcaatttgttccaatcattggcagcagagaattggagaACTGGCGGCCAaataggagttggctttggggacgaccagtgaaatatacctgctggagcgcgtgctacgggtgggtgctgctatggtgaccaatgagctgagataaggcggggctttacctagcaaagacttataaatgacctggagccagtgggtttgatgacgaatatgaagcgagggccagccagcgagagcatacaggtcgcagtggtgggtagtatctgttttggtgacaaaactgtgatagactacatccaatttgctgtgttggaggctattttgtaaatgacatagacgaagtcaaggatcggtaggatagtcagttttacaagggtatgttggcagcatgagtggaggatgctttgttgtgaaataggaagccgattcaatatttaattttggattggagatgcttaatgtgagtctggaaggagagtttacagtctaaccagacacctaggtatttgtagttgaccacatattctaagtcagaactgtccagtgtagtgatgctagacgggagggtgggtgtgggcagcgatcggttgaagagcatgcatttagttttacttgcatttaagagcagttggaggccatggaaggagtgttgtgtgggattgaagctcgtctggaggtttgttaacactgtgtccaaagaagggccagatgtatacagaatggtgtcgtctgcgtagaggtggatcagagaatcaccagcagcaagagcaacatcattgatatatacagagaatagAGTTGACCCGAGAATTGCAgcctgtggcatccccatagagactgccagatgtcCGGATAACAGGACCTTcgatttaacacactgaactttatctgggaagtagttggtgaaccaggcaaggcagtcatttgagaaagcaaggctgttgagtctgccgataagaatgtagtgattgacagagttgaaagcattggccaggtcgatgaagatggctgcacagtattgtcttttatcgatgtcTTTATGATAtggtttaggaccttgagcgtggctggggtacacccatgaccaactcggaaaccagattgcatagcggagaaggtacggtgggattcgaaatggtcggtgatctgtttgttaacttggctttcgaagacttttgaaaggcagggtaggatagatataggtctgtaacagtttgggtctagattgtctcctcctttgaagagggtggatgaccgcggcagctttccagtctttagagatctcagacgatacgaaagagaggttgaagaggcttgtaataggggttgcaaaaatTGCAAAAATTGCGGCGGATAATCTTAGaaaaagagggtccagattgtatagcccagctgatttgtaggggtccagatattatagctctttcagaacatcagctatctggatttggtttaaggagaaatgggggaggcttgggcaagttgctgtggggggtgcagagctgttgaccggggtaggggtagccaggtggaaagcatggccagccgtagaaaaatgtggtggtgacagtgtttcctagcttcaatgcagtgggcagctgggaggaggtgctcttattctccatggacattAGTGTCCCAAATCTcgttggaattagtgctacaggatgaaaatttctgtttgaaaaagctagctttTGCTTTCCAttactgcctgtgtatattggttcctaacttcctgAAAAGTTTAATATCATCAATTATCATATTGCACATTGTATATAAACTTACACCTTGCAATAAGATATCCTTACTGATCTCCATACATAGCAAATATATGTGTTGCCATGGCGAGGTTGAATAATTTCCATCCATCAATCCATTCACATTACAGGTCTGTGTCCTGTCTCCATCTCACTTGAAAGACCACACAACCAAATATAGGCATTTACTACCCCCTACTGGTCTAAGTGAATAATGCAGCATGTGTTGTGGATCAGAAATGTGCGTTTGTGTGCAAGTGAGATTGCAGGTGCTTGTGTATAATGTCTCTGTGCAGCAATAATTAAATGAAACAAGATTGGTCAAAAGCACTTCATTGATGTTCATCATCACAACACATTTAAAAGTTTTCTCAAACAGGGAAGAGTAGAATGCCAATAAAAGTGTTACGGTGATTTGAATCATCATATATCCTGTAGTTTGCAGGGAGTTGCATAAAAATGACATCTCCCACTTCCAGCTGTAGTATGACTGCATTGGATGCATACCTAAACTGCTGATGGTCACCTCCTTCCCCAGAATGAATTATTTTGTGTTCATTCTTGAACAGGGATAGGCCCATAACTGTTGACTGGAGAAAATCACCCATTGTGAAGCTGAAGTGGTAGACCCCTCTCACAGGTGCTGTGAAGATACCTGGATGTCAGGGAAATCATAGAGATCCTCAAGACTTGTGCTGCACACTACATGACTGTACCTGTAGCACATTGACATAAAAGTATGATCTTGATTGCAATAAACAAAATCATGGGGCATCAAATGCAACCTGTCACCAACATCAAACAGTTTTTACTAGTTGTGCTGGGGTTTTTTAAAACTTCAGAAGCTCTTGTTTTTGACTAGGTAGGCAATAGTCTACACTAACCGTTGACTTATGTTGATGAAGACAGTACAGTACCTGTAGCTTGGTTGTAGTGTTCACCGGTGTTTGTGAAGATGTTCTTGTAGACTACGGTGGTGGCAGTGTTGAATGGTCCTTGGTGTCCAGTTTTTCCCAAAGAGGTTGAAAATGCCACCTTGGGTCTCTCTGTGAATGCAGGAGAATAAAGATAATGATTTGATGATATTGACAAATATTTGACATTTTTCACATTCAGAAATGGAAGGGGATGTTATTATTCCCAAATCACATTACATGTTATTTAAAAGTACCATAATTCCATTTATGTGTTACCTGCATTCTCCCTCTGCAGTTTTGCAACCTCGCTCTCAGTGGATGTTACCCTGCTCAGTATGGCTGGAGTTACAAAAATTACACAAACATTTGCAGGAAAATACCCCGGAGAACACAAAATTAGTGTCTTGATCATTAGCAATCATAATGACAAGA
The sequence above is a segment of the Oncorhynchus gorbuscha isolate QuinsamMale2020 ecotype Even-year linkage group LG16, OgorEven_v1.0, whole genome shotgun sequence genome. Coding sequences within it:
- the LOC124000337 gene encoding complement C1q-like protein 2 isoform X1; translated protein: MHIFPMRAFLTPLVLLICHLGVAKDIPSEDESSHLQTALHFDIKSELRDLRDMVVLQRAELSRTMTELRDTKTQVEVLKTENSVMGSRLMSSEGQLEALKTENAAILSRVTSTESEVAKLQRENAERPKVAFSTSLGKTGHQGPFNTATTVVYKNIFTNTGEHYNQATGIFTAPVRGVYHFSFTMGDFLQSTVMGLSLFKNEHKIIHSGEGGDHQQFRYASNAVILQLEVGDVIFMQLPANYRIYDDSNHRNTFIGILLFPV
- the LOC124000337 gene encoding complement C1q-like protein 2 isoform X2; this encodes MHIFPMRAFLTPLVLLICHLGVAKDIPSEDESSHLQTALHFDIKSELRDLRDMVVLQRAELSRTMTELRDTKTQVEVLKTENSVMGSRLMSSEGQLEALKTENAAILSRVTSTESEVAKLQRENAERPKVAFSTSLGKTGHQGPFNTATTVVYKNIFTNTGEHYNQATAPVRGVYHFSFTMGDFLQSTVMGLSLFKNEHKIIHSGEGGDHQQFRYASNAVILQLEVGDVIFMQLPANYRIYDDSNHRNTFIGILLFPV